The following DNA comes from Excalfactoria chinensis isolate bCotChi1 chromosome 5, bCotChi1.hap2, whole genome shotgun sequence.
GAACTCCAAAGGCACTTACTCAGTGATGGAGCACAGGGAGCAGGTAACAGCATTACAGCAGCTGCAgaccctgctgcagctctggcacACGAACCGGTCGCACTGTGCACACGCTTCCTTCACATCAGCAGCTCTTACGCAGGAGGAGCAGGCTTTGGAAACTCCCACTGGAGGAACTGCTTAGAAAAGATGCGATTAGGAAACTAGGAAAACAGAGAGAACCAGAGAGCTCTAAGAACAGCAGGAACTCATCAGCTCTGCTTGGTACTgcagctgagggcagcagcactTTGAAACACAGCCCAGCTGACAccagcacagacacacagaatggcttaggctggaagggaccttaaagactgAGCTCCATcccctgccgtgggctggttacccccaccagctcagggtAATCAGGTCCCCATGTAGGCCGGctttgggcacctccagggatggggcacccacagctctctgggcagcagagTAAAACCCTCCgagtaaagcatttcttccaaACACCTcacctaaatcttccttctcgCAGTTAAACGCCCTTCCTCCTTGcactatcactatcagaccGCGTAAGAAGTCGGACTCTTTCCAGTTtactccctttaagtactggaaggacgCAATGTGGCCCCCAAGGCCGTCTCCTCTCCCGCCCGCGGCTCCCTCAGCCCGGCTCCGTGAGGAGAGGCGCTCGTGCCGCCCGGCCCCGGTCCCGGTCCCGCTCCACCGCTCCATGGCTCCACTCCATGACTCCACTCCACGGCCCCGCTCCCTGGCTCCACTCACCCCTCTCCGCGGCGGCCGCGCACCTCCGCAGTTTCCCGTCGGGCCCGATCTGCAGCTGCGCGCTCCGGCGCCGTCCCACGCTTTCCCCTCCCGACTCCGGCTCCGGGGAGCGGCTGGCggcgcggggcgcggcgggCCAGGCGGCCTCCATGCACGTCTGAGCGCCCCTGAACAGCAGCTGCCGGGTGCGCTCTGCCGGCGGACACGAGAGGCGGGTTACGGGCGGCCGCGGCCCTTCACCCgccctttccttccctccccgtCTCACCGTAGATCTCCCGGCGATACTCCTCGCCCCGCACCCCGCGGCTCAGCTCCCTCGGCCCCACGCGGGTCTTCAGCTGCAGCGGGGCCGCGTCCCCGAAGGGACACGAGCGCTTCGGCATCGCCTCCGCCAGCGGCACCGGGCCCCGGCTGCGACGGCGCAGCGACCGCGTCACCGCCGCGGGCGCCAATGGAGGAGCGGGGCGGG
Coding sequences within:
- the SIVA1 gene encoding apoptosis regulatory protein Siva, producing the protein MPKRSCPFGDAAPLQLKTRVGPRELSRGVRGEEYRREIYERTRQLLFRGAQTCMEAAWPAAPRAASRSPEPESGGESVGRRRSAQLQIGPDGKLRRCAAAAERVPPVGVSKACSSCVRAADVKEACAQCDRFVCQSCSRVCSCCNAVTCSLCSITDYGDVGEQILCNGCSIFQV